The segment ATCGTGAGGATAATTAAAATGTCGAAAAAATAAATCTCTTGTTATTTTGCTTTTACTCATGCATACAAGTTAACACCAAAAAAACAAAGATCTTTTATGAAAGACATGGAACATCTGACTATAACTGTTCTGTGGAGATTTTTTGATCGATGAAAGGCCTGGGGCCTAAAATCTGTTCCAAGTCTTCACGATAGAGAATCTGTTTTTCATAAAGCATGTTGCCAAGTTTTCTAACTTGATCTGCATGCTCGATAAGAATCTGTTTTGCCCGATCATAAGCAGAAGCTATAAGCTTTGAAACTTCTTCATCTATGATTTGAGCCGTTTTTTCTGAATAAGGTTTAGAGAATAGATATTCTTGAGAATTGGTTGAATCATAATAACTCAGATTCTTTAGTTTATCGCTCAATCCAAAATAAGCTACAGAGGCGTAAGCTTGTTTCGTAGCACGTTCAAGATCGTTAAGTGCACCTGTAGATACAGTTCCAATAAAGACCTCTTCTGCTGCTCTTCCACCAAGCAAACTGACCAGTTCGTCAAATATTTGCTCACGGGTTGCTAACTGACGTTCTTCAGGTTGATACCAAGAAGCCCCTAGTGATTTGCCTCGTGGAACAATAGTTACCTTGATGAGTGGATGTCCATGAGGAGTAAACCAACTAACGACAGCATGACCTGTTTCATGGAAAGCGACCATGCGTTTTTCGTTCTCAGTAACGATCTTATTTTTCTTTTCAAGTCCTGCCACTACGCGGTCAATGGCATCTTGAAAATCCTGAACGTCGATAGCATCCTTGTTTTTACGAGCAGCAATAAGAGCAGCTTCGTTACAAACATTAGCAATGTCAGCACCACTGAAACCTGGAGTTTGTTTAGCCAAAAATTCTGCAGATACATCAGGTGAAAGCTTAAGTGGACGCATATGAACCTTAAAGATCTCTTCACGTTCCTTGAGTTCTGGAAGATCAACATAAATGATTCTATCAAATCTTCCTGGGCGCAATAACGCTTTATCAAGAATATCCACACGATTGGTCGCACCCATTACAATAATACCGGAATTGGTTGAAAAGCCGTCCATTTCAGCAAGAAGTTGATTTAGTGTGCTTTCTCTTTCGTCGTTGGCTCCACTGATGTTAAATTTACCTCTTGCACGACCTACGGCGTCAATTTCATCTATGAAAACGATGCATGGAGCTTTTTCTTTGGCTTGTTTGAACAAATCACGCACACGTGATGCCCCAACGCCCACGAACATTTCTACGAAATCCGAACCGCTGATACTAAAAAAAGGAACTTGTGCTTCACCAGCAACCGCACGGGCAAGCAGTGTTTTTCCCGTACCAGGTGGCCCTGCTAGCAAAACTCCTTTGGGTACCTTTCCACCCAGCCGTGCGTATTTCTGAGGGTTTTTTAGAAAATCTACTATCTCCTGGACTTCCATTTTCACCTCATCCATCCCGGCAACATCTTCAAATGTCACATTGACATGCATCCCCTTTTCAAGTAGCGTAGGACGTGATTTTCCAAAATTGAAAATGTTACCAGGACCACCACCTCCTTGACTACGAGCTATCCCTCTGAAAAGAACAATCCAGATAATAATAAAAATCAATATAGGCAAAACCCAATACAGAAAAAAATCCCTAACCCAATTGACCCTTTCCTCAGGCACCAACACAATTCCTTTCTGACTAGCTAAAAGATCCTTCTCGGCTGGAGTTTTACCTATGGTATCCTGACGAAATTGGTCCTCAATTACTGCATTTACCTGATTTTCAAAGGCTTCGGGAGTAAGAAATTTGTAGGTATAATGAGGTCCTTTGTAACTACTGCTTTCTCTACCCGCAGCATCTTCAAACTCCTTTTGACGTAAGGCTTCAGGTTTAATAAAAATCTCAGCAAACTCTTTGTTAACAACAACAATTTTTTCGACATGCTTGTTGCGTATAGCTTGTTCCAGCTTTTTCCATGTAAGTTCAGGAACTTTGACGTCGTTGCGCATGAAAAGGAGGTAAACCATAAAAAGAATAAAAGCAGCATATAACCAGTAAGGACTAAATTTAATTTTTTTCATGAAAAAGTTTTTTGTTGGTTAAACAACTGACCGGTATCTACATAATCGCCCCATAATTTTTCTATTTGATAGTATTCTCTTGCATGTTTCTGAAAAATATGCACAATCAAATT is part of the Bacteroidales bacterium genome and harbors:
- the ftsH gene encoding ATP-dependent zinc metalloprotease FtsH, with the translated sequence MKKIKFSPYWLYAAFILFMVYLLFMRNDVKVPELTWKKLEQAIRNKHVEKIVVVNKEFAEIFIKPEALRQKEFEDAAGRESSSYKGPHYTYKFLTPEAFENQVNAVIEDQFRQDTIGKTPAEKDLLASQKGIVLVPEERVNWVRDFFLYWVLPILIFIIIWIVLFRGIARSQGGGGPGNIFNFGKSRPTLLEKGMHVNVTFEDVAGMDEVKMEVQEIVDFLKNPQKYARLGGKVPKGVLLAGPPGTGKTLLARAVAGEAQVPFFSISGSDFVEMFVGVGASRVRDLFKQAKEKAPCIVFIDEIDAVGRARGKFNISGANDERESTLNQLLAEMDGFSTNSGIIVMGATNRVDILDKALLRPGRFDRIIYVDLPELKEREEIFKVHMRPLKLSPDVSAEFLAKQTPGFSGADIANVCNEAALIAARKNKDAIDVQDFQDAIDRVVAGLEKKNKIVTENEKRMVAFHETGHAVVSWFTPHGHPLIKVTIVPRGKSLGASWYQPEERQLATREQIFDELVSLLGGRAAEEVFIGTVSTGALNDLERATKQAYASVAYFGLSDKLKNLSYYDSTNSQEYLFSKPYSEKTAQIIDEEVSKLIASAYDRAKQILIEHADQVRKLGNMLYEKQILYREDLEQILGPRPFIDQKISTEQL